The Sporolituus thermophilus DSM 23256 genome has a segment encoding these proteins:
- a CDS encoding DUF190 domain-containing protein, with translation MPKITGQAKRLRIYIGETDRYNGKSLYHAIVLKAKELDLAGATVFRGIMGYGANSRIHTARIVDLSDDLPILIEIVDSEEYINKILPFLDEVVTEGLVTLDDVEIIKYGHKELKR, from the coding sequence ATGCCGAAAATCACTGGACAGGCAAAACGGCTTCGCATTTATATCGGCGAAACCGACCGGTATAACGGAAAGTCTTTGTATCATGCCATTGTTTTAAAAGCTAAGGAATTGGATCTGGCAGGAGCGACGGTATTTCGAGGCATAATGGGCTATGGCGCCAACAGCAGGATTCACACGGCACGCATCGTCGATTTATCGGACGACTTGCCTATCCTTATCGAAATCGTCGATAGTGAGGAATACATCAATAAAATTCTACCGTTTCTTGATGAAGTCGTTACGGAAGGGCTTGTTACGCTTGATGACGTAGAGATAATAAAATACGGGCATAAAGAGCTGAAAAGATGA
- a CDS encoding ArsR/SmtB family transcription factor, translated as MKPCECDVCEELCEHPQVICLAKAEIIADEDAQRVADLFKILGDTTRVKILQILAKRELCVCDIAAVVGMGQSAVSHQLRLLRNARLVKFRKEGKMAWYSLNDEHIATLLAQGIEHVKHE; from the coding sequence ATGAAGCCATGCGAGTGCGATGTATGTGAGGAGTTGTGTGAGCATCCCCAGGTCATATGTCTGGCGAAAGCGGAGATCATTGCCGATGAGGACGCCCAGCGGGTGGCCGACCTGTTTAAAATTTTAGGGGATACGACCCGGGTAAAAATTTTACAGATTCTAGCAAAACGGGAACTGTGCGTGTGCGATATCGCCGCGGTCGTTGGCATGGGGCAGTCGGCCGTCTCCCATCAGCTGCGGCTGCTCAGAAACGCCCGGTTGGTCAAATTTCGCAAAGAAGGCAAAATGGCCTGGTATTCGCTCAACGATGAGCATATTGCTACCCTCTTGGCGCAGGGTATTGAGCATGTCAAACACGAATAA
- a CDS encoding YckD family protein gives MKKVVLFTLVALLVVAFAGSVLAAPGQGPGPAGWYCPWYGANAANLTDEQKAQIADWGKQMLELRKQMLAKQVEWGWITQAQADQMIAAMEQHITDGAYPGCGMGMRGMMGPGMGMRGGMMAPIAPAQR, from the coding sequence ATGAAAAAAGTCGTTCTATTTACCCTGGTGGCCCTGCTGGTTGTCGCCTTTGCCGGGTCGGTTCTCGCCGCGCCGGGGCAAGGTCCGGGTCCGGCTGGGTGGTACTGCCCCTGGTATGGCGCCAATGCTGCTAACCTGACCGATGAACAAAAAGCGCAGATCGCCGACTGGGGTAAACAAATGCTGGAGCTCAGAAAGCAAATGCTGGCCAAACAGGTCGAGTGGGGCTGGATTACCCAGGCCCAGGCCGATCAGATGATTGCCGCCATGGAGCAGCATATTACTGACGGTGCGTATCCCGGCTGCGGCATGGGAATGCGCGGCATGATGGGGCCCGGCATGGGAATGCGCGGTGGCATGATGGCCCCGATTGCCCCTGCGCAACGTTAA
- a CDS encoding sensor histidine kinase produces MKFSLKYKLLISFMAVVIVVLTGVTVGGSVLIRDYFVNAKRRELTDKAYEMARVVNNYFDGRITHSQLHDFVNSADSFLDARIWVVDNDLNLVTVSEERPSDGYGKRRPAAGIKPSPMRMRENSDLPGILRQRMGPLWQLRQPSQQREQQPDQENLAGKLSAGAQSQPRWDGEENCGPSSMEMGNWQQASSGMGMRGRLAASGNSQAQTIQPPASQPSASTDASLQAGKNADNPIVLDVGKGRQQSSTAAVSLADIKGMAGLIQEIKENSGKTWAKTYYHPYYEENMLMVAVPLKRTDGTISGTVMVNAPLDDINGFLQKIYYYIGIAGLAAILLAALLSGYLAGGIVQPLRAMQQTAAAMARGDYTTRIRVTSRDEVGDLGQSLNALAQDMEEYVRRMEQLDKMRRDFVANVSHELRTPLTIMHGYNQALQDGTITDPALVKKYHRVMGEEILRLEKLIADLLDLSRLQANGLTLDIEEVSLAEIVDNVVTLLKPRSEEKGVALAASVAPGVPPIQGDGDRLTQLALILVDNALKFTPPGGRINIDLTVQDGEEVLTVADTGTGIAPEDLPYIWERFYKGDKSRASSGTGLGLAIARQIIELHGAKVDVTSRPGEGTVFTIRFPLEKRIN; encoded by the coding sequence ATGAAATTTTCCCTGAAATATAAACTGCTGATTAGCTTTATGGCCGTTGTTATCGTGGTATTGACGGGCGTGACCGTAGGTGGGTCGGTGCTGATTCGCGATTATTTTGTTAACGCGAAGCGGCGCGAATTGACGGACAAAGCCTATGAAATGGCCCGGGTGGTCAACAATTACTTTGACGGGCGCATCACGCACAGTCAACTGCACGATTTCGTCAACAGCGCCGATAGCTTTTTGGATGCCCGGATATGGGTGGTGGACAATGACCTCAATCTGGTGACAGTGTCCGAAGAACGGCCCAGTGACGGCTATGGCAAGCGTAGGCCAGCGGCAGGAATAAAGCCCAGCCCGATGCGGATGAGGGAAAATAGTGACCTCCCTGGCATTCTCCGGCAGCGGATGGGTCCGCTATGGCAATTACGGCAGCCAAGCCAGCAGCGAGAGCAACAACCAGACCAGGAAAACCTTGCCGGTAAACTGTCGGCCGGTGCGCAAAGTCAACCCAGGTGGGACGGCGAAGAAAATTGTGGCCCAAGCAGCATGGAAATGGGCAACTGGCAGCAGGCCAGTTCTGGCATGGGTATGCGGGGGCGGCTTGCTGCGTCTGGCAATAGCCAGGCGCAAACGATCCAGCCGCCGGCAAGCCAACCGTCAGCGTCTACTGACGCGAGTCTCCAGGCCGGGAAAAATGCGGACAATCCCATCGTACTCGATGTGGGGAAGGGGCGGCAGCAAAGTAGCACCGCGGCTGTCAGCCTTGCCGACATAAAGGGGATGGCGGGGCTTATCCAGGAGATAAAAGAAAATAGCGGCAAAACCTGGGCCAAAACTTACTATCACCCTTACTATGAAGAAAACATGCTGATGGTTGCCGTGCCGCTTAAACGAACAGACGGGACAATTAGCGGCACAGTCATGGTTAATGCTCCGCTTGACGATATCAACGGGTTTTTGCAAAAAATCTATTATTACATTGGTATCGCCGGTCTGGCGGCCATCTTGTTAGCTGCCTTGCTGTCCGGCTATCTGGCAGGCGGCATCGTACAGCCATTACGGGCCATGCAGCAAACGGCGGCGGCGATGGCGCGCGGCGATTATACCACCAGGATCCGAGTAACCAGCCGGGATGAAGTTGGCGATTTGGGGCAGTCATTGAACGCTCTGGCCCAAGATATGGAAGAATATGTGCGCCGGATGGAGCAGCTGGATAAAATGCGGCGGGACTTTGTAGCCAACGTGTCGCATGAACTGCGGACGCCGCTCACGATCATGCACGGCTACAATCAGGCGCTCCAGGACGGCACCATCACCGATCCGGCGCTGGTAAAGAAATACCACCGGGTTATGGGCGAAGAAATTTTGCGCCTGGAAAAGCTTATCGCCGATCTGCTTGATTTAAGCCGGCTGCAGGCGAATGGCCTTACGCTTGATATTGAAGAGGTATCGTTGGCCGAAATTGTCGATAATGTCGTTACCCTGCTAAAACCGCGCAGCGAGGAAAAAGGGGTGGCACTGGCCGCCTCCGTGGCACCCGGCGTACCGCCCATCCAGGGCGACGGCGACCGGCTGACCCAGCTGGCGCTCATTCTGGTGGACAATGCCCTTAAGTTTACGCCCCCAGGCGGCCGGATCAACATTGACCTTACGGTACAAGACGGGGAGGAAGTGCTGACCGTCGCCGACACCGGCACAGGCATTGCGCCGGAGGACTTGCCGTATATCTGGGAACGGTTCTATAAAGGGGATAAATCACGGGCCAGCAGCGGCACCGGTCTGGGCCTGGCTATTGCCAGACAGATCATCGAGCTGCACGGCGCTAAGGTAGACGTGACCAGCCGCCCTGGCGAAGGCACGGTGTTTACCATCCGGTTCCCGCTTGAAAAAAGGATTAATTAA
- the remB gene encoding extracellular matrix regulator RemB, translating into MFLHLGGDTVIPLKSVIAIGDLKFSRSPVNDEFLRTMREENMIVDISEGSPKSFVVTDKVVYLSAISSLTLKKRAGYLFDVDEEEE; encoded by the coding sequence ATGTTTTTACACCTGGGGGGTGACACGGTAATCCCCCTAAAAAGCGTTATCGCCATCGGTGACCTTAAATTTTCCCGCTCGCCGGTGAATGACGAGTTTCTTCGCACCATGCGCGAGGAAAATATGATTGTCGATATATCCGAGGGCAGTCCGAAAAGTTTTGTCGTAACCGATAAGGTCGTCTACTTGTCGGCTATTTCCTCGCTGACGCTAAAAAAACGGGCCGGTTACCTCTTTGACGTGGACGAAGAGGAAGAATAA
- a CDS encoding UDP-glucuronic acid decarboxylase family protein: protein MSKRILITGGAGFIGSHLCRRLLSQGHQVICLDNFSTGSEANVADLFNIPRFTLINQDVATPLNLEIDEIYNLACPASPPHYQTDPIRTIKTNILGTMHMLGLALSQEAKMLQASTSEVYGDPLVHPQREDYWGNVNPIGKRSCYDEGKRCAETLCFEYQRQYGLDIKIVRIFNTYGPNMHPEDGRVISNFIVQALKEEDLTIYGTGDQTRSFCYITDLVDGLVRMMATEKGFIGPVNLGNPDEFTILELAKKVLQLTDARSRLVFRPLPPDDPQRRRPDISLARSKLGWQPSVSLDDGLRATIAYFRRRLGVSANTDLFAFRQIF from the coding sequence GTGTCTAAACGCATCCTGATCACCGGCGGCGCCGGCTTCATCGGCTCCCATTTATGCAGGCGGCTGCTCAGTCAAGGACACCAAGTGATCTGTCTGGACAATTTTTCTACCGGGTCAGAAGCTAACGTAGCTGACCTTTTTAACATTCCCCGGTTTACGCTGATCAACCAGGATGTGGCTACGCCCCTAAATCTTGAAATAGACGAAATTTACAACCTGGCCTGTCCGGCCAGTCCGCCCCATTACCAAACTGACCCGATCCGGACGATTAAGACCAACATCCTGGGAACAATGCACATGCTGGGGCTCGCCCTTTCCCAGGAGGCGAAAATGCTGCAAGCCTCGACGTCGGAAGTGTACGGCGACCCGCTCGTTCACCCCCAGCGGGAGGACTACTGGGGAAACGTCAATCCCATCGGTAAACGCAGTTGCTACGACGAAGGCAAGCGCTGCGCCGAAACGCTGTGTTTCGAGTATCAGCGCCAGTATGGCCTGGATATAAAAATTGTCCGCATTTTTAATACCTATGGCCCGAATATGCACCCCGAGGACGGGCGGGTAATAAGTAACTTTATCGTGCAGGCGCTAAAAGAGGAAGATCTTACCATCTACGGAACTGGCGACCAAACCCGATCGTTCTGTTACATCACCGATCTGGTCGACGGCCTCGTGCGCATGATGGCTACCGAAAAAGGGTTTATTGGCCCGGTTAATCTCGGCAATCCGGACGAATTTACCATCCTTGAACTGGCCAAAAAAGTGCTGCAGCTTACAGACGCCCGCTCCCGGCTTGTTTTCCGTCCGCTGCCACCTGACGACCCTCAGCGGCGCCGGCCTGACATTTCGCTGGCAAGGAGCAAACTTGGCTGGCAACCGTCGGTATCGCTCGATGACGGCCTGAGGGCAACCATCGCCTATTTCCGCCGCCGGCTGGGCGTAAGCGCCAATACGGATCTTTTTGCCTTTCGCCAAATCTTTTAA
- a CDS encoding heavy metal translocating P-type ATPase yields MVFQVTGFTULDCAVKFEKDVAALPGVTRAKVNFMTNKLVVEGASDIEAIRQLAVKHNYTVHPVFDQKPQAAVRPKIHWERRRAVASGLTLAIAYGVEKLGGSAMVFIPLYIAAMVLGGWGNFQKAARSLPRGSFNMSVLMSLAAIGALAIGQYEEGASVAFLYAISEMLEAWTMESARRSIRDLMDIMPKAARIRRGAAEVEIPVEEITVGDIMIIRPGEKIAMDGVIIKGQSAVNQAAITGESIPVEKGPGAEVFAGTLNIHGSLEVRVTKLVQDTTIAKIINMVEEAQGQRAPSQAFVDKFAAVYTPIVMALAVGIVFIPPLFFGYEWMSWIYRGLALMVVSCPCALVVSTPVAIVSAIANAAKNGVLIKGGIYLEAMGTLSAIAFDKTGTLTKGEPVVTDIVSVGGRPEDNLLKLAADIEARSEHPLAVAIMRAAEAKGLPIQPVEDFVAITGSGARGTVDGQAVYIGNPRLFAELGLSIAPMAEAVKRLQGEGKTVMIMGTQDTILGVIAVADAVRDNSAATIAALKQAGIRHTIMLTGDNTLAAQAMAARVGVDEFRAELLPQEKMTAVQELLNKYGQVAMVGDGINDAPALALSTVGVAMGGAGTDTALETADIVLMADDLSKLPFLIRLSRKALAVIRQNITFSLVIKAIAVLAVFPGWLTLWLAILADMGASILVTLNSLRLLQVKPQQRAGQQSS; encoded by the coding sequence ATGGTGTTTCAAGTCACGGGCTTTACCTGACTGGATTGCGCCGTGAAGTTTGAAAAAGACGTAGCGGCTCTCCCTGGTGTAACCAGGGCGAAAGTTAATTTCATGACCAATAAACTCGTTGTTGAAGGGGCTAGCGACATAGAAGCCATTCGGCAACTGGCAGTCAAACACAATTATACTGTCCACCCCGTTTTCGACCAAAAACCGCAGGCAGCCGTTCGGCCTAAAATTCACTGGGAGCGCCGCCGGGCTGTAGCTTCCGGTTTAACGCTGGCCATAGCCTATGGCGTAGAGAAGCTGGGCGGTTCGGCCATGGTTTTTATTCCGCTGTATATAGCGGCCATGGTGCTGGGCGGCTGGGGCAATTTCCAGAAGGCGGCCCGCTCGCTGCCGCGCGGCAGTTTTAACATGAGCGTCCTCATGAGCCTGGCCGCTATCGGCGCTTTGGCGATCGGCCAGTATGAAGAAGGCGCCTCGGTCGCCTTTCTGTACGCCATCTCGGAAATGCTCGAAGCCTGGACAATGGAAAGTGCCCGCCGCTCCATCCGCGACCTGATGGATATTATGCCGAAAGCGGCCCGGATCCGGCGCGGCGCGGCCGAAGTGGAAATACCGGTTGAAGAAATTACGGTCGGCGACATCATGATTATCCGTCCGGGCGAGAAAATCGCCATGGACGGAGTGATTATCAAAGGTCAATCCGCGGTCAACCAGGCGGCAATCACCGGCGAATCCATCCCGGTCGAAAAAGGCCCCGGCGCCGAGGTCTTCGCCGGCACGCTCAATATACACGGCTCGCTGGAAGTCCGGGTCACCAAACTGGTCCAGGACACGACCATTGCCAAAATTATTAACATGGTGGAGGAGGCCCAGGGACAGCGGGCGCCGTCCCAGGCCTTTGTCGATAAGTTTGCCGCCGTCTATACACCCATCGTCATGGCGCTGGCTGTAGGTATCGTTTTTATTCCTCCCCTGTTTTTCGGCTACGAATGGATGTCATGGATTTATCGGGGACTGGCGCTCATGGTAGTTTCTTGTCCCTGTGCCCTGGTCGTGTCTACACCGGTGGCGATTGTCAGCGCCATCGCCAACGCGGCGAAAAACGGCGTTCTCATTAAAGGCGGCATATACTTGGAAGCAATGGGAACACTTTCGGCCATCGCCTTCGACAAGACAGGAACACTGACCAAGGGCGAGCCGGTCGTCACCGATATTGTTTCCGTCGGGGGACGGCCGGAAGATAACCTGTTGAAACTGGCTGCTGACATAGAGGCCCGGTCGGAGCATCCTCTGGCTGTCGCCATCATGCGGGCGGCAGAGGCCAAAGGATTACCCATTCAGCCGGTAGAAGATTTCGTAGCCATTACCGGCAGCGGCGCCCGCGGCACGGTCGACGGGCAGGCGGTTTATATCGGCAACCCGCGCCTGTTTGCCGAATTGGGTCTGTCCATAGCCCCGATGGCCGAGGCCGTCAAGCGTTTGCAGGGTGAAGGTAAAACGGTTATGATCATGGGGACCCAAGATACTATCTTAGGCGTTATCGCCGTGGCTGACGCGGTGCGCGACAATAGCGCCGCTACAATCGCCGCGCTAAAACAGGCGGGTATCCGGCATACCATCATGTTGACTGGTGATAACACCTTGGCTGCGCAAGCGATGGCCGCGCGGGTAGGCGTGGACGAATTCCGGGCCGAACTATTACCGCAGGAGAAAATGACGGCCGTGCAGGAACTGCTTAATAAATACGGCCAAGTAGCCATGGTTGGCGACGGCATTAACGATGCCCCGGCGCTAGCCTTGTCCACGGTAGGCGTTGCGATGGGCGGCGCCGGCACGGATACGGCTCTTGAAACGGCGGATATCGTCCTTATGGCCGACGATCTGAGCAAACTGCCTTTTCTTATTCGTTTAAGCCGCAAAGCGTTGGCGGTCATTCGGCAGAACATCACCTTTTCCCTTGTAATTAAAGCGATAGCGGTGCTGGCCGTATTTCCCGGCTGGCTGACGCTATGGCTGGCGATTCTGGCCGATATGGGCGCATCCATCCTGGTCACACTTAACAGTCTGCGGCTCTTGCAGGTAAAACCACAGCAGAGGGCTGGACAGCAAAGTTCCTAA
- a CDS encoding universal stress protein, with amino-acid sequence MDVKKIVVAYDGSKQSQKGLEWAVAMSAKFGAEVIAVTVVKPPEFSPTISEIDEFYAYAEKHYQPMLEKVRKYGEEYGVPVKTELLRGHPAESIVKYAFEKKADLIVTGTRGMGGFKNLVIGSVAQKVVSYSQVPVLVVK; translated from the coding sequence ATGGACGTTAAGAAAATCGTTGTCGCTTATGACGGCTCGAAGCAGAGCCAGAAAGGGTTAGAATGGGCGGTAGCCATGTCGGCCAAGTTTGGCGCTGAGGTTATCGCCGTCACCGTCGTCAAGCCACCGGAGTTTAGTCCGACCATCAGTGAAATCGACGAATTTTACGCCTATGCCGAGAAGCACTACCAACCAATGCTGGAAAAAGTCCGCAAATATGGGGAAGAATATGGCGTACCGGTAAAGACGGAACTTTTAAGAGGTCATCCCGCGGAAAGCATCGTCAAGTACGCTTTTGAAAAGAAGGCTGACCTCATTGTCACGGGAACGCGGGGGATGGGGGGCTTCAAAAACCTGGTTATCGGCAGTGTGGCGCAAAAAGTAGTTTCTTACTCGCAAGTACCGGTGCTGGTCGTTAAGTAG
- the crcB gene encoding fluoride efflux transporter CrcB, with the protein MLKIFLVALGGSIGATMRYLVSDWTAQRWGADFPYGTLIVNVVGCFIIGLFMSLVTERIIVSPYWRLLVTVGFIGGLTTFSSFSYETIKLINNGQMTFALYNIIANFVLGFFATWTGISLAKLF; encoded by the coding sequence ATGCTGAAAATATTCTTAGTTGCGCTCGGTGGAAGCATCGGAGCAACTATGCGCTACCTTGTTTCCGACTGGACCGCCCAAAGATGGGGGGCGGATTTTCCTTATGGCACTTTGATCGTAAATGTTGTCGGCTGTTTTATTATCGGCCTGTTCATGTCACTGGTGACGGAACGCATCATCGTAAGCCCATATTGGCGGCTGCTCGTGACGGTCGGCTTTATCGGGGGGCTTACGACTTTTTCGTCTTTTAGTTATGAGACAATTAAGCTGATCAATAATGGTCAAATGACCTTTGCCCTGTATAATATCATTGCTAATTTCGTGCTGGGTTTCTTTGCCACCTGGACAGGCATCAGCCTGGCGAAATTATTTTAA
- a CDS encoding response regulator transcription factor, translating into MTGKTVLIVDDEKQIRELLAIYFTQAGFTVAEAANGAEALIKVEQVKPDIVILDIMMPVLDGFEVCQQIRKYSTVPIIMLTSRTEDDDRIMGLEIGADDYVTKPFNPKEVVARVKAILRRTAAPQQYTQADILRFPELEINMAEHTVIAFGKPVALANKEREVLWQLASHAGKVLSREQLLELVWDYSYCGDTRTVDTHVKRLRKKLGVGPHSPWDIKTVWGIGYKFEVRK; encoded by the coding sequence GTGACCGGGAAAACGGTATTGATTGTCGACGACGAGAAACAAATCCGGGAGCTCTTAGCTATCTATTTTACGCAGGCAGGATTTACGGTCGCCGAAGCCGCCAATGGGGCCGAGGCCCTGATTAAAGTAGAACAGGTTAAGCCGGATATCGTTATTCTTGATATTATGATGCCGGTTCTTGATGGCTTTGAGGTTTGCCAGCAAATCCGTAAATATTCGACTGTACCAATTATCATGTTAACCTCCCGGACGGAGGACGATGACCGGATCATGGGACTGGAAATCGGCGCTGACGACTATGTGACAAAACCTTTCAATCCCAAAGAAGTGGTCGCCCGCGTCAAAGCCATTCTCCGCCGTACTGCCGCCCCGCAGCAGTATACGCAGGCAGATATTCTCCGTTTTCCGGAACTGGAAATAAACATGGCCGAGCACACGGTCATTGCGTTTGGTAAGCCGGTTGCGTTGGCCAATAAAGAAAGGGAAGTATTATGGCAGCTTGCCTCCCATGCCGGCAAGGTATTGTCACGGGAGCAGCTTTTGGAATTAGTATGGGATTATAGCTACTGCGGCGATACCCGTACGGTAGACACGCATGTGAAGCGCTTGCGCAAGAAGCTGGGGGTTGGCCCGCATTCGCCGTGGGATATTAAAACAGTATGGGGCATTGGTTACAAGTTTGAGGTGCGAAAATGA
- the gyrB gene encoding DNA topoisomerase (ATP-hydrolyzing) subunit B, producing the protein MNTNGTTVNGNYGAQQIQVLEGLEAVRKRPGMYIGSTSARGLHHLVYEVVDNSIDEALAGYCTKVDVIIHKDNSITVIDNGRGIPVEMHEVGKPAVEVVLTVLHAGGKFGGEGYKVSGGLHGVGVSVVNALSEWLEVEVKRDGKIHHMRFERGRTVSGLKVIGATNETGTTVRFKPDGEIFEDTVFNFDTLKQRLRELAFLNRGISITLTDERTDTRKEFQYEGGIVSFVEHLNKNKDVLHPEPVYLSGSRDTTVVEIAFQYNDGYVENIFSFVNNINTQEGGTHLSGFKIALTRAINDFARKLNMLKENEENLSGDDVREGLTAVISVKIREPQFEGQTKTKLGNSEVRGIVDAIVSEGLSEFFEENPGITRKIIEKALLASRAREAARKARELTRRKNALEVSSLPGKLADCTVKDPAQAEIYLVEGDSAGGSAKQGRDRRFQAILPLRGKILNVEKARLDKILNNEEIRAIVTAVGSGIGEDFDIEKARYGKIIIMTDADVDGAHIRTLLLTFFYRYMQPLITAGHVYIAQPPLYLVKKGREHWYLYSDDELNRLLTRIGRDGITVQRYKGLGEMNPDQLWETTMNPENRTILQVTLEDAMAADEIFSILMGDKVEPRRKFIEEHAKEVRNLDI; encoded by the coding sequence ATGAATACAAACGGCACAACGGTTAACGGCAACTACGGAGCCCAGCAGATACAGGTGCTAGAAGGGCTGGAGGCGGTCCGCAAGCGTCCGGGCATGTATATAGGCAGTACCTCGGCGCGCGGTCTGCACCATTTGGTTTATGAAGTAGTGGATAACAGCATTGACGAAGCGCTGGCCGGTTACTGCACCAAAGTAGACGTCATCATCCATAAAGACAACAGTATTACCGTCATCGACAACGGCCGCGGCATCCCGGTGGAAATGCATGAGGTGGGCAAGCCGGCGGTAGAAGTCGTGTTAACCGTCCTCCATGCCGGCGGCAAATTTGGTGGCGAGGGGTATAAAGTTTCGGGTGGTCTTCATGGCGTGGGCGTTTCGGTCGTCAATGCCCTCAGTGAATGGCTGGAAGTGGAGGTCAAGCGGGACGGTAAAATCCACCACATGCGGTTTGAACGGGGCCGTACCGTCTCAGGTCTCAAGGTTATTGGCGCCACCAATGAAACCGGCACGACAGTAAGGTTTAAGCCGGACGGGGAAATTTTTGAGGACACGGTCTTTAATTTTGATACCCTAAAGCAGCGTTTGCGCGAACTGGCGTTTTTGAATCGCGGCATCAGTATTACCCTTACCGATGAGCGGACGGATACGCGCAAGGAATTTCAGTATGAGGGCGGTATTGTTTCGTTTGTCGAGCACTTAAATAAAAATAAAGACGTTCTCCATCCCGAACCGGTATATTTGAGCGGCAGCCGCGACACGACCGTGGTCGAAATCGCTTTTCAGTATAATGACGGTTATGTGGAGAATATCTTTTCGTTTGTCAATAACATCAATACCCAGGAAGGCGGCACCCATCTCAGCGGCTTTAAAATCGCCCTTACCCGGGCCATCAACGATTTTGCCCGTAAATTAAACATGCTGAAAGAGAATGAGGAAAATTTAAGCGGCGATGATGTGCGCGAAGGCTTGACGGCCGTCATCAGCGTCAAAATCCGCGAACCGCAGTTTGAAGGCCAGACCAAAACCAAACTGGGCAACAGCGAAGTGCGCGGCATTGTCGACGCCATCGTCAGCGAAGGTTTGAGCGAATTTTTTGAGGAAAACCCAGGCATCACCCGCAAAATCATCGAAAAGGCGCTGCTGGCCTCCCGGGCCCGCGAGGCGGCGCGCAAGGCGCGCGAACTCACCCGCCGCAAAAACGCCCTGGAAGTGAGCTCCTTGCCCGGAAAACTCGCCGACTGCACAGTCAAAGATCCGGCGCAGGCCGAGATTTACCTGGTGGAAGGCGACAGCGCCGGCGGTAGTGCCAAGCAGGGGCGCGACCGGCGGTTCCAGGCCATTCTCCCCTTGCGCGGCAAAATCCTTAACGTGGAAAAGGCCAGACTGGATAAAATTCTGAACAACGAAGAAATCCGGGCGATCGTTACCGCCGTTGGCAGCGGGATTGGCGAAGACTTTGACATTGAGAAGGCCCGCTACGGCAAAATCATCATCATGACCGACGCCGACGTGGACGGCGCCCATATCCGTACCCTGCTGCTCACCTTTTTCTACCGCTATATGCAGCCCTTAATCACCGCCGGCCATGTCTACATCGCCCAACCGCCGCTCTACTTGGTGAAAAAAGGGCGCGAACACTGGTACTTATATAGCGATGATGAACTTAACCGCCTGCTGACCCGCATCGGTCGCGACGGTATTACCGTACAGCGGTATAAGGGCCTGGGGGAAATGAATCCCGACCAGCTATGGGAAACAACCATGAACCCCGAAAACCGCACCATTCTCCAGGTTACCCTGGAAGATGCCATGGCCGCCGACGAGATTTTCTCCATCCTCATGGGCGACAAAGTAGAACCGCGGCGCAAGTTTATTGAGGAGCACGCCAAGGAAGTAAGAAACTTGGATATATAG